From Tepidisphaeraceae bacterium, one genomic window encodes:
- the fmt gene encoding methionyl-tRNA formyltransferase: MPPLKLIFAGSGEFGLPTLQRLTADGHEIVRVFTQPDRPAGRGRKLTPTPIGAFAAGAGLPVVATPNINAEQPVESDAMVVIAFGQKIGDPVIHRPHLGSMNLHASLLPKYRGAAPIHWAILRGETITGNSVIRLAQKMDAGAVLGQSHVTIGDLETTGELHDRLAIDGAPLVAQVLADLATGRTTEQAQDESLATLAPKLSRELAKVDFTQPAGEVARAIRGLYPWPGCRVQLTTRDGQPGATVTLVRALPHASATTSAPGNIDGRGHITTADGTIEIVELQPQGKRPMKLAEFRNGYAWEAGMTVTATI, translated from the coding sequence ATGCCCCCACTGAAACTTATTTTCGCCGGCAGTGGTGAGTTCGGCCTGCCGACGCTGCAGCGGTTGACCGCCGACGGTCACGAGATCGTGCGCGTCTTCACTCAACCCGACCGCCCCGCCGGTCGGGGTCGCAAGCTGACGCCGACGCCCATCGGCGCCTTCGCGGCCGGCGCGGGCCTGCCGGTCGTCGCTACGCCGAACATCAACGCCGAGCAACCGGTTGAGTCCGACGCCATGGTCGTGATCGCGTTCGGCCAAAAGATCGGCGACCCCGTCATCCATCGCCCCCACCTGGGCAGCATGAATTTGCACGCCTCGCTATTGCCGAAGTACCGCGGCGCGGCTCCCATCCATTGGGCAATCCTGCGCGGCGAGACGATCACGGGCAACTCCGTCATCCGCCTGGCCCAGAAGATGGACGCCGGCGCCGTCCTCGGCCAATCGCACGTCACCATCGGCGACCTGGAGACCACCGGTGAACTGCACGACCGCCTGGCGATCGACGGCGCCCCGCTCGTCGCGCAAGTGTTAGCCGACCTTGCCACTGGCCGCACGACCGAGCAGGCCCAAGACGAGTCACTGGCCACGCTGGCGCCAAAGCTGTCTCGAGAATTGGCAAAGGTCGACTTCACCCAGCCCGCGGGTGAAGTCGCCCGCGCGATCCGCGGGCTCTATCCATGGCCAGGCTGTCGCGTGCAGTTGACCACTCGTGACGGCCAGCCCGGCGCCACAGTGACGCTCGTTCGCGCCCTGCCCCACGCCAGTGCGACCACGTCCGCCCCCGGCAACATCGACGGCCGCGGGCACATCACGACTGCCGACGGAACGATTGAGATCGTCGAACTGCAACCGCAAGGCAAGCGCCCGATGAAGCTGGCCGAGTTCCGCAACGGCTACGCTTGGGAAGCCGGCATGACGGTGACGGCCACCATCTAG
- the def gene encoding peptide deformylase encodes MYDHLTIIKYPDPRLKRIAKPVQQFDDDLRALVDRMFTLMRAAKGVGLAAPQVGVDLRLFVMNATGEPDGDRVYINPVLSEASGAEEDEEGCLSLPTIYIQVVRDVTLHMAAQDAEGKPFEEDATGFVARVWQHETDHLNGVMLTDRMGPVAKLTFRKKLKDMEQDYAELTKQTRK; translated from the coding sequence ATGTACGACCACCTGACGATCATCAAGTACCCCGACCCCCGCCTGAAGCGCATCGCCAAGCCGGTGCAGCAGTTCGACGACGACTTGCGAGCGCTTGTCGACCGCATGTTCACCTTGATGCGCGCCGCCAAGGGCGTGGGACTGGCCGCCCCGCAGGTGGGCGTGGACCTTCGGTTATTCGTCATGAACGCTACAGGCGAACCGGATGGCGACCGGGTCTACATCAACCCCGTGCTTTCGGAAGCCAGTGGCGCCGAAGAGGACGAGGAGGGCTGCCTGAGCCTGCCGACGATCTACATCCAGGTCGTGCGCGACGTCACGCTGCATATGGCCGCCCAGGATGCCGAAGGCAAACCCTTCGAGGAAGACGCCACCGGCTTCGTCGCCCGCGTCTGGCAACACGAAACCGACCACCTCAACGGCGTCATGCTCACCGACCGTATGGGTCCGGTTGCCAAACTCACATTTCGCAAGAAGCTGAAGGACATGGAGCAGGATTACGCGGAATTGACGAAGCAGACGCGGAAATAA
- a CDS encoding tetratricopeptide repeat protein: MAQLPEGYKEIPEEDRKKAKVFFDRGNTVAGTGNYEYAIEMYLQGLAIDPDAVEAHGTLRDFSLKRKASGGKGLGMTERWKLARPTSDDKANMLNAEKLLAYDPGNTDDMILMLQNAQRGGFYDTVMWLGPILQKANADSKKPDFNKFIILKDVYKGLHQWKHAVDAAHYAALMKPDDMDLHTEVKHLAAMLTMDEGKYGSSRSFRDSVRDMNAQQSHLDADKGVQDLDAVGRMIAGAERELAAEPEEVGKLMKLVDILVKTEDPQHENRAVELLEDAHARTGQFRFRQNIGRIRLAQWARMDRSERAEYEKAKTDPAARKRYEEFFREKTIEELKEYQLWAENYPTDSGIRFDVAKRMFLLGQFDEAIPVFQQVRNDPKFRTEAGILLGRAFLDAQFVDEAVDTLSSVIGEYQLKGDARSIDMHYWYGRALEARKDTAGAIKAFSQVAQWNFNFRDVQSRIKRLRAAAAGTT; this comes from the coding sequence GTGGCTCAGCTTCCCGAAGGGTACAAGGAAATTCCCGAAGAGGATCGTAAGAAGGCCAAGGTCTTCTTCGACCGCGGCAACACCGTTGCCGGCACGGGCAACTACGAGTACGCCATTGAGATGTACCTGCAGGGGCTGGCGATCGACCCCGACGCGGTCGAGGCACACGGGACGCTGCGCGACTTCTCGCTGAAGCGCAAGGCCTCGGGCGGCAAGGGCTTGGGGATGACGGAACGGTGGAAGCTGGCTCGTCCGACCAGCGACGACAAGGCGAACATGCTGAACGCCGAGAAGCTGCTGGCGTACGACCCCGGCAACACCGACGACATGATCCTCATGCTGCAGAACGCGCAGCGGGGCGGGTTCTACGACACCGTCATGTGGCTGGGCCCCATCCTGCAGAAGGCCAACGCCGACAGCAAGAAGCCGGACTTCAACAAGTTCATCATCCTGAAGGACGTCTACAAGGGCCTGCACCAGTGGAAGCACGCGGTCGACGCCGCCCATTATGCCGCCCTGATGAAGCCCGACGACATGGACCTGCACACCGAGGTGAAGCACCTGGCGGCCATGCTGACGATGGACGAGGGCAAGTATGGCTCGTCGCGCAGCTTCCGCGACAGCGTGCGCGACATGAACGCGCAACAGTCGCACCTGGACGCCGACAAGGGCGTGCAGGATCTGGACGCCGTCGGCCGCATGATCGCCGGTGCCGAGCGCGAGCTCGCCGCCGAGCCGGAAGAGGTCGGCAAGCTGATGAAGCTGGTCGACATCCTGGTGAAGACCGAGGACCCGCAGCACGAGAACCGCGCCGTCGAATTGCTGGAGGACGCGCATGCCCGCACCGGGCAGTTCCGCTTCCGCCAGAACATCGGCCGCATCCGCCTGGCGCAGTGGGCGCGCATGGATCGCAGCGAGCGGGCCGAGTACGAGAAGGCCAAAACCGACCCCGCCGCCCGCAAGCGCTACGAGGAGTTCTTCCGCGAGAAGACGATCGAGGAGCTGAAGGAGTACCAGCTGTGGGCGGAAAACTACCCCACCGACAGCGGAATCCGCTTCGACGTCGCCAAACGCATGTTCCTGCTCGGCCAGTTCGACGAGGCGATTCCCGTCTTCCAGCAGGTGCGTAACGATCCGAAGTTCCGCACGGAAGCCGGCATTCTGCTTGGCCGTGCATTCCTGGATGCCCAGTTCGTCGATGAGGCGGTCGACACGCTGTCGTCGGTCATCGGCGAGTACCAGCTGAAGGGCGACGCCCGCTCGATTGACATGCACTACTGGTACGGCCGAGCGCTGGAAGCCCGTAAGGACACCGCCGGCGCGATCAAGGCGTTCAGCCAGGTCGCCCAGTGGAACTTCAACTTCCGCGATGTGCAGTCGCGGATCAAGAGGCTTCGCGCTGCGGCGGCGGGGACGACTTAG
- a CDS encoding metallophosphoesterase, with protein sequence MDLSADTVAETFACATEENQIDALRVEQVVHLPAEGEVWMTGDIHDHRRNWEKLIKYADLANNPQRHLVLHELIHGDHYDAAGAEDSWQMVYEAAKLKCDFPSQIHFLLANHDLAQIYGEGIMKSGISVCEAFNAGVIRDFPQGGMSVTVAITEFLLSLPLAIKTANGLLFTHSLPTDEQIAKYDYTVFNRPLSGPDYKRRVGPVYQLIWGRHMTPAGVDIFAEQMGAKLIVTGHQPQEMGYAVNGDKHLIIASDHNHGVYLPLNLAAEYTMDDLVERLVKFVGLEL encoded by the coding sequence ATGGATCTATCCGCCGACACCGTAGCTGAGACGTTTGCTTGCGCGACCGAGGAGAACCAGATCGACGCGCTGCGGGTCGAGCAGGTCGTCCACCTTCCGGCCGAGGGGGAGGTCTGGATGACCGGGGACATCCACGATCATCGCCGAAACTGGGAAAAGCTGATCAAGTACGCCGACCTGGCCAACAACCCCCAGCGGCACCTCGTGCTGCACGAGCTGATCCACGGCGACCACTACGACGCCGCCGGCGCCGAGGACAGCTGGCAGATGGTCTACGAGGCCGCCAAGCTCAAGTGTGACTTCCCGTCGCAGATCCACTTCCTGCTCGCCAACCACGACCTGGCGCAGATCTATGGTGAAGGCATCATGAAGTCGGGAATCAGCGTCTGCGAGGCGTTCAACGCCGGCGTCATCCGCGACTTCCCGCAGGGTGGCATGTCGGTCACGGTGGCGATCACCGAATTCCTGCTGTCGCTCCCGCTGGCGATCAAGACGGCCAATGGCCTGCTGTTCACGCACAGCCTGCCGACCGATGAACAGATCGCCAAGTATGACTACACCGTCTTCAACCGCCCCTTGAGCGGCCCGGATTACAAGCGGCGCGTCGGTCCGGTTTATCAACTGATCTGGGGCCGTCACATGACGCCCGCCGGTGTAGATATATTCGCGGAGCAAATGGGGGCGAAGCTGATCGTTACCGGGCACCAACCGCAGGAGATGGGGTACGCGGTGAACGGCGACAAGCACCTGATCATCGCGTCCGACCACAACCACGGCGTCTATTTGCCGTTGAATTTGGCGGCGGAGTACACGATGGATGACTTGGTCGAACGGCTGGTGAAGTTCGTGGGGCTGGAGCTGTGA